The genomic interval CCATCGAGTCGATGCCGGGCTTCTTCCAGGCGCTCCACCACGTCCTGCCCCTGCCCGCCGCGGGCGAGGCGCTGCGCTCGATCCTCTACTTCGACGGCGTCGGGCTCGCCCCCCACCTGGTCGTCCTCGCCGTCGGGCTCGTCGTCGGCCTCGCGGCCGCGTCCGTGGTGGACCGCAAGAACGGCGACGTCATCCCCATGGCGTCGAAGTTCGAGGACGCCGACACCCCGCTGCCCGCACTGCCCGGCGGGCCCGTCCGCTCGAAGCGCACGCGCTACATCGCCGCGGCCGCCTTCCCCGGCGCGACGCTCGTGCTGATGGTCGGGCTCATGGGCTTCTCCATGCACGCGCCGACGCTGCACGACATGCCGGTCGCCGTCGTCGGCCCGACGGCCGAGATCGCCGCGCAGACGGCAGAAGGCCTGCAGGGCTCGCTCGGCGACGTCGTCGACCCGCGCGTCATCGACTCCGTCGAGCTCGCCGACACGGCCATCGAGGACCAGGAGATCGTGGCCGCGTTCGTCCTGCCGGGCGCCGAGGGCGAGCCGGCCACCCTGCGCACCGCCTCCGGGGCCGGGGCGGCCCAGCAGAAGGCGTCGGCCACCATCTTCGGCCAGATCGCCGCAGCGCAGGGCCTCACGCTCACCCAGGTCGACGTCGCACCGCTCACCACGCACGACGTGCAGGGCACCAACACCATGTACATCGCGATGTCCTGGGTCATGGCCGGGTTCCTCATCTGCACGGTGCTGCGCGGCGGTGCGCCCCAGCTCCGCACGATCACCCACCAGCTCCCGCTCCTCGCCGGCTGGGCCGTCGGGATGTCGGTGGCCCTGTGGTTCCTGTTCTCCGTCGTCATCGGCGCCGTGGACGCCAACGCCGCCGGGCTGATCGGGTGCGGCGCGCTGGCCATCCTCGCGGTGTCGCTGGCGACCTCGGTGCTCACCCGCACCGTCGGGATGGCCGCCGTGCCCCTCGTCGTCGTCGTGATGATGCTCGTGGGCGTGCCCGCGTCCGGTGGGGGCCTCTCGCTCTACATGGTTCCCGGCGTGTTCCAGAGCCTGCACCACGTGCTGCCGCTGCCGGCCGCCGTCGACGTCGTGCGGTCGCTCAGCTACTTCGGGGGCACCGGCGTCGGGAGCGGGCTGCTCACCCTCACGGCGTGGGCCGCCGCCGGGCTGATCGCCAACGTGCTGGCCGACCGGCACCTGGCCACGCGGCCCGCGCACCCGCAGCCCGAGCGGTTCATGCCGCAGCGCTGAGCCCGACCTCGAGGGCGGGCGTGGCGACGGCCAGGTGCCGCGTGAGCCACGCCCCCCGCGGCTCAGACCGCCGCGGGGACCAGCCCGAGCTCGACGACGTCGTCGGCGAACGCCGCCGCGCGGACGTCACGCGTCGCGACCAGGACGCACACGCCCTTCGCCGCGACCTCGCCCAGCGCCTGCCACACCTGGCGGGTGGTGCCGGCGTCGAGGCCGCCCGTGGGCTCGTCGGCCAGCAGGATCGCGGGCTCCGTCAGCAGGGCTCGGCACAGCGCCACGCGCTGCGCCTGACCGCCGGGCATCTCGGTGGGGCGCAGATCCGCATGGTCGGCCAGACCGAACCGGTCCAGCATGGCCAGGGCCCGTTGCCGGGCGGTCCTCGGGTTCAGCCCCTCGTAGACGGCGCTCTCGATGACGTTCTCCGTCAGGGAGCGCGTCGAGTCGAGCATCGCGTCCTGGAACGCGAACCCGACCTGCTGGGACCGCCAGACCGAACGCCGCCAGTCGGGCCACCCCGTGATGGCGGTGCCGCAGTGCAGCACATGCCCGGACGTGGGGCTCAGCAGCCCCGCAAGCAGGTACAGGAGGCTCGACTTGCCGGACCCGGGCGGCCCGGTCAGCGCGGTCACCCGGTGCGAGGAGAACGACGCGTCCAGCCCGGTGAACACCGGCGTCACCCGGCGCGGGTAGATGAAGCGGAGGGCGCGCGCCTCCAGGACGACGCTCATGCGACCCCTCCCGGTTCCGGCGCGACCCGCGCCCCGTCCTGCCTCGCCCCCACGGCGAGACGTGCGGTCTCGCTCGCCGCCCCGTGCCCTGCGGCCGTCCGCTCGCACACCCGTGTGCGAGGGCCGCGACGCCAAGACGTGGCGGTGCCCTGACGACCCCTTCGATGTTGCGCATCCAGCACGGCCTTGACCAATCTCTCCGATGCGATTGATACCGCGAAGAAAGTAGCGTCGGCGTGAAGAAGGTCCTGTGCCGGTGTCATCGCGTGAACGCAGACCGGCGCTCTTTGACCGTCATTTCTTTCTGCGGTGGCGTGGGGAAATGATGACGCGAAGAGGTCGAGTGCAATTGTTCGCCGTCTCTCGCCCGGGCGGTATTGTCGACAATGTTTGCCGTGTGATGCTCTGTGCGGGTCCGGGCTCGGCGCCTCGGGAGCTCAGCTACCCAGCGCCCACCGCATCGGTACCAGCTTGGCCTCCGACTCCGCCAGCTCTGCCGCCGGGTCCGACGCCGCCACGACGCCGCACCCGGCGAAGAGACGCACCCGGTGCGGGTCGGCGTCGTCGAGCCGTGCCGAGCGCAGCGCGATGCCCCACTCGCCGTCGCCGTCGCCGCCCATCCAGCCGACCGGCCCGGCGTAGCGGCCCCGGTCCATGCCTTCGAGCTCGCGGATGAGCTCGCGTGCCGGCGCCGTCGGGGTGCCGCACACCGCGGCCGACGGGTGCAGCGCCGCGGCGAGCGTCAGCGACGACGGCGGCCCGCCGGGCGTGCCTCCGGAGGTCCCGGCCGCGCGGTCCAGCACACCGGTGACGTCGCTCGCGAGGTGCATGACGTTGGGCAGGTGCAGCACGAACGGCTGCTCGGGCACGTTCATGGACGTGCAGAACGGCTCCAGCGCGCGGGCCACGGAGACGACGGCGTGCTCGTGCTCCTCCAGGTCCTTCGACGAGCGGGCCAGGTGCGCGGCGCGCAGCAGCGCGTCGTCGTCGGTCATGCCCGGCTCGCGGCGGATCGTGCCGGCGAGCACGCGCGAGGCGACCAGCCCCTTCTCGGAGCGCACCAGCAGCTCGGGGGTCGCCCCCACCATCCCTGCCACGGAGAACGCCCAGGTCGCCTCGTAGGCGCGCGCGAGCCGGCGCAGCATCCAGCGCGGGTCGAGCGGGTGCTCAGCCGTGGCGACGACGTCCCGCGCGAGCACGACCTTCTCCAGCCGCCCCGCCTGGATGCGGGCGACCGCGTCGGCCACGATGCCGGGCCATCCCGTCGCGTCGACGGCGCCGTCCGACTCGGTGACGGTGCCGGGCGAGGCGACCGGCTCGCGCCGTGCGGGGTCGAGCAGCGCCGCCGTCGGGGCGGCGTCGAGCGTGGCGGAGATGGTCGTGATCCAGGCCTGGCCGCCGCGGCGCCCGACGACGACCCGGGGCACCACGAGCACGCCCCCCTCGGCGGACTCCGCGTCGAAGGCGAACGAGCCGAAGGCCACCGGCCCGGTGCCGGGCAGCCGGACGTCGTCGCGCACGACGGCACGGTCGAGCACCGCCTGCCAGGCGGCCTCGGCGGCGGCGAACCGCTCGGCGCCGCGGGTGTCGACGCGCAGCGCCTCGCCCCAGCCGACGATGCCGTCGCCGCGCCGCACCCAGGCGAGGGGTGCGCCGCCGGCGCGGTCGGCCCCGGCGGCGGCGCGCAGGGGGAGCCCCGAGGCGGGCAGGAGGTCGACGAGCGTGGTGAGGCCGTCGTCGGGCAGGTCGAGGGCCGCCGTTCGCACGACCAGCGGCTGCGCCTCGGGGAGCGGGCTTGTCGATCCGGACCGGCGCCCCGGGCGGCCTGCAGGGTGAGGAAAGGTGCTCGCGGACATCGCCCCCCAGGGTAGACCCGGACGCGTCCGGTTCCAGGTCCCGGCCGCGTGACCCGCGCCTCCGTGGCCTCGCCGCGCCCGGGCCCCCGTCCTGGGCCCTCGTCCTGGGCCCTCATCCTGGGCCCTCATCCCGGGACCGTCGTGTCCGGCGTCGGTGCGGTGCGTGGGAGCATGGGGCGCATGCCACGTGCCACCCTGGAGAAGCACCCCGGCGAGGTCGCGTCGATGTTCGACGGGATCGCCGAGCGGTACGACCTCGTCAACGACCTTGTCTCGCTCGGGCAGGACAGGCGCTGGCGCCGGCTCGTGCGCGAGGCCGTCGCGGCGGCACCGGGCGAGAAGGTGCTGGACCTCGCGGCCGGGACGGGGACCTCGAGCGAGCCGTTCGAGCTCGACGGCGCCCACGTGGTCCCCTCGGACATCTCGCTCGGCATGCTGACGGTGGGCAAGCGCCGCCGCCCCGACCTGCCGTTCGTCGCGGGCGACGCGACGGCGCTGCCGTTCGCCGACGGTGCGTTCGACGCGGTGACGATCAGCTTCGGGCTGCGCAACGTCGTCGACACCGCGGGTGCGCTGCGCGAGATGCTGCGCGTCGTGCGGCCCGGCGGGCGGCTGGTGGTGTGCGAGTTCTCGACGCCGACCTGGGCCCCGTTCCGCACCGTCTACATGGAGTACCTGATGCGGGCGCTGCCCGTGGTGGCGGGCGCCGTGACGCGCGACAAGGGCTCGTACGACTACCTCGCCGAGTCGATCCGCTCGTGGCCCGACCAGACCGGGCTCGCGCACCTGATGCTCGACGCCGGCTGGGAGCGTGTCGCCTACCGCAACCTCACGGGCGGGATCGTCGCGCTGCACCGCGCCGCCAAGCCCGCCTGACCGGCTCGCGCGCACCACGGAGGCGCTCGACCCGAAGGACGCGGCGCACGGCCCGAGCGCCGACGGCGGCCGGAGCACGGGCTCCGTGCACGGCTCGGAGACCAAGGGTCCGGTCCAGAAGGCGGTCCGCCGCACGAGCGGCCGAGCCGCCGGCGCCTCCACGCCGCCACGCCAACACGCCACCACGCCACCACGCCACAGTCACGCCCCCTGCGGCCGCACCAGCCCGTTCTCGTATGCCGCGATGACGAGCTGGGCGCGGTCGTGGGCGTGCAGCTTGGTCATGATCCGGTTGACGTGGGTCTTGGCGGTGTGCGGCGAGATGACGAGGCGCTCGGCGATCTCGGCGTTGGACAGCCCGGATCCGACGAGCGTGAGAATCTCGACCTCGCGCTCGGTGAGGTGTTCGAGCGCCCGCGGCACGGTGCCCGCGGCGGTGGGTCGCACGTAGCGGTCGATGAGGGCGCGCGTCGCGGCCGGCGAGAGCAGGGCCTCGCCCCCGTGTACGGCCCGGACCGCCGCGATGATCGCGTCGGGCTCGGAGCCCTTGCCGAGGAACCCGCTGGCTCC from Xylanimonas allomyrinae carries:
- a CDS encoding ABC transporter ATP-binding protein, encoding MSVVLEARALRFIYPRRVTPVFTGLDASFSSHRVTALTGPPGSGKSSLLYLLAGLLSPTSGHVLHCGTAITGWPDWRRSVWRSQQVGFAFQDAMLDSTRSLTENVIESAVYEGLNPRTARQRALAMLDRFGLADHADLRPTEMPGGQAQRVALCRALLTEPAILLADEPTGGLDAGTTRQVWQALGEVAAKGVCVLVATRDVRAAAFADDVVELGLVPAAV
- a CDS encoding response regulator — translated: MISVLIVDDQTLIRSAVADLVTHADGLHVVGEAGDGRRAVELARRLRPDVVLMDIRMPGMDGIDATRAICDDPALADVHVLVLTTFEEDAVIVGALRAGASGFLGKGSEPDAIIAAVRAVHGGEALLSPAATRALIDRYVRPTAAGTVPRALEHLTEREVEILTLVGSGLSNAEIAERLVISPHTAKTHVNRIMTKLHAHDRAQLVIAAYENGLVRPQGA
- a CDS encoding DUF3533 domain-containing protein, coding for MESPSLTLAEPAPETSAQTPLQGTGAHPQPAPEHPARAAAHRGGRGGLKGKVVAYAGMLAFPFVMVMMMFSTYVGTMHTAQVVDLPVAVVGAAGQPGAVLDVFDALDALPDHQVAPRLVATQDEARALLGRQEIAAAVVPPSGTGTTATMLVAGASGAAKTQTAQTLVLPAAAGLGWSTQVEDVAPLPSGDSSGTVVMFAAMGMMLAGYVPLSIMMMGTPHLLRLRRFLPVLAGWAVAVPTVIWLLLGPLVGGVEGHYLTFLGIGALTISAVGLVQLAVTKVVGPLAVLFGMLLLVVFGMPSSNLALPIESMPGFFQALHHVLPLPAAGEALRSILYFDGVGLAPHLVVLAVGLVVGLAAASVVDRKNGDVIPMASKFEDADTPLPALPGGPVRSKRTRYIAAAAFPGATLVLMVGLMGFSMHAPTLHDMPVAVVGPTAEIAAQTAEGLQGSLGDVVDPRVIDSVELADTAIEDQEIVAAFVLPGAEGEPATLRTASGAGAAQQKASATIFGQIAAAQGLTLTQVDVAPLTTHDVQGTNTMYIAMSWVMAGFLICTVLRGGAPQLRTITHQLPLLAGWAVGMSVALWFLFSVVIGAVDANAAGLIGCGALAILAVSLATSVLTRTVGMAAVPLVVVVMMLVGVPASGGGLSLYMVPGVFQSLHHVLPLPAAVDVVRSLSYFGGTGVGSGLLTLTAWAAAGLIANVLADRHLATRPAHPQPERFMPQR
- a CDS encoding demethylmenaquinone methyltransferase, with product MPRATLEKHPGEVASMFDGIAERYDLVNDLVSLGQDRRWRRLVREAVAAAPGEKVLDLAAGTGTSSEPFELDGAHVVPSDISLGMLTVGKRRRPDLPFVAGDATALPFADGAFDAVTISFGLRNVVDTAGALREMLRVVRPGGRLVVCEFSTPTWAPFRTVYMEYLMRALPVVAGAVTRDKGSYDYLAESIRSWPDQTGLAHLMLDAGWERVAYRNLTGGIVALHRAAKPA
- a CDS encoding isochorismate synthase, with the protein product MSASTFPHPAGRPGRRSGSTSPLPEAQPLVVRTAALDLPDDGLTTLVDLLPASGLPLRAAAGADRAGGAPLAWVRRGDGIVGWGEALRVDTRGAERFAAAEAAWQAVLDRAVVRDDVRLPGTGPVAFGSFAFDAESAEGGVLVVPRVVVGRRGGQAWITTISATLDAAPTAALLDPARREPVASPGTVTESDGAVDATGWPGIVADAVARIQAGRLEKVVLARDVVATAEHPLDPRWMLRRLARAYEATWAFSVAGMVGATPELLVRSEKGLVASRVLAGTIRREPGMTDDDALLRAAHLARSSKDLEEHEHAVVSVARALEPFCTSMNVPEQPFVLHLPNVMHLASDVTGVLDRAAGTSGGTPGGPPSSLTLAAALHPSAAVCGTPTAPARELIRELEGMDRGRYAGPVGWMGGDGDGEWGIALRSARLDDADPHRVRLFAGCGVVAASDPAAELAESEAKLVPMRWALGS